AATAATATAGTCAACCCTCTCTGAGCTAAGCATAAACCCTTAATTTAGTTAAGCACAAAGACCTTAAATGATGCTAAAGACTATGGTCGTGTGTAtggcctggcttttcttttgCCTATAACAAACCCAGAGATCCAGCGTTACAATGTTCCTAGCGTTAGttccttccttgtttttctACCAAGTTGTGAGCCTTTGCTCTGGTAAGTGTCTGATGTCATTATTTTTGCTTCCTCTAAAGCTGTTTGTCCTAACCCTGTGCTTCACGCTAGGTCAGGCCAAACAATGAGGCCCAAATTAGTGTTTTCTGATTGCCTGACCAtgtttcctccttcttctccctgCTGCATGAATTTGCTGCCTGCCTTCCACTCTTACAGAGTGGATTAACCCAAGTTCTGTCATGCTCAGTAGCCTATGTGGAGTTGTGGCTGCTAGACTCTGTGCCCTCTCTGGTTATTTTGTTATCTTTCAGGTCTTTGGCTTGGCCTGTTTCTGTGATTGCACAGTATTGATTGTGCATTGCAATGCAGTATAAATTACACTCAAGAGAAATGTCTTCTAACTGTGGTTCTGTTTCCTCTTGCTCTTTGACATGTTCAGGAAGTGAAACTGTCATACTGATTTCAACCTTCAGTTCCGAATGAGCCACACAGTGCTCTGGTATATGACCTGCCACTGCTAACAGGGAATGATGAAATTGCTGACACCATTCTTTACGAAAGTCTATTCATATGGCATTGCAAAactgtccagaaaaaaaaaagccatcccATTTTTctgagtaaacattacttaaagAGGCTTCTGATATTGCTGGCATCCTTCCCGTTTGGTGCTTTCTTCACTCCCTGCCTGTCTCTTCTTCTCTGTCTGTGGCAGTCgcatttttcccttcccaaatgGCTTAACTGCTAAATGAACTGGATGACAAAAAGAGTGGGAGCTGCCTTTGGTTAACAGCTGCATTCTGTAATGAAATGGTCCTTGGTCGTGCCTTCTTGCAGCAGAGTTCTAATGTTGTTggtgtggtgttttgttttgtttacaagTGATTAACTGATTACATTCTCCCTTCATTTACAGCATCCCTCTACCACACCTAGTACCAGCTAATGGTAGCAGTGAGCCCCTTCTGTTGATTGAGATATctaataaggaaataaaatgtggGACTTAATGTCGTTGGGTTTGACATCTTCAATAGtgaaagcacaggaaagcatggctctgctcttctgcttcttgctCAACTCAGCCTTACCTATGTTTTCTGGCAGCGAGTTGGTGTATGTGTAGATTTTTGaaataagtttaaaaaatataaaggtAAAAAGTCTATAATCAGCTTGGTTTGAGTTTGATTTGAAATCTCCTTGATTTGAAAATAccaaaaaattaattcagtaagTACATCCTGCCCATATCTTTATAATTGAACACCAGGCAGTGTGTACTTTTTCCAGTAGAAAAGCACTTGGAAAAAATGGTCTAAGCCCTCAAAACTTCAGAGCAATgggtaaaaagaagaaattaaaataggcAGAGACACTGTACAGCTTTACACATGCTGGAAAGGAGGTTCTTGGTTTTTCTTGGTTGTTGCAAACTGCTGTCTGTTGGTGGTGAATGGGTGGTGTGTCTCCTGGCCTTTTGAGACTTGGAGTGTGGGATTTGCAACAATCAGTCATCTTGTGGACGTCTGTGTGGGTTTTGGGAACATGCTTGCCTGAAGCAAACACTGGTCTGTGGTTTCCACTGGGAGTAGGgaatggaaaattaattaaCAGTTCTTGCGTACACATAAGGAACAAGGGCTGTCTATAACCACTTTTTCCTGTCTTCGGTGGTGTTAACTGCCTCCTCCCTCTGCACAAACAAGCTGTAGGAGTCCTCCTGGGCCTCTATGACTGCTATCTACCTTTCCCAatgttgttttgctgttttctgctttagctgtgctgggggaagaaaaaccaCCCAGATTTTGTTGCTAGAGATGAGCTGTGCTAGGAGCATGCCATACCAGTTTTTATTTGCTTCCCTTTTTTAATACCTGGGAAGTTGCATGACACAGTTGTAGCTCGTATCTTTCATCTACTGGACAGTAGCTGTAACTTGCTACCATGACGTTCATGGAATCTTTGAAGTTTAAGGAGCTGCAGTATGCAGCACTTGCTTTCCTTCAGCCATCAGTTTCTTTCACAGTACCTGGTATCTGCTAGTGCTTACATTCGGGATGTCAGTTTCCATCTCACTACAGCAAATCTGTATGTCTCTGTAACAGAGTTAAGCAAGGAACACAAATTTGGGTACACAGGCACAGTACTTTCAGTAGCAGAAGCGATGTAGCCTGGACTGGGCACTGGGGCATTAAATCTTTATGTTATACATGGTTCCTTTCAGGGTAAGGCTGTGTCAGTTGAATTTGCAAAGCACTGTGGTTAAATAGGAGTGGAGCTCCACCACACTTGATTTGGGTTTTTATATGATTGCCGAGTATCATCCTTGCATCAGAAAGGATGCATAAGGACACCTAAACTAGTCCCACAAGTCTTGGGTTCCTGTAAGCTTGTATTACATGGGTTCATCCTAAAGCAGAATTTACAATTTCCATTGCCTGAAAGACAttttggaaaaaacaaacttaTATATTGATGCTACGGTAACATGCTGTACTCCCCAACAGATGCAAGGGCAGGGGACATTAACTGAGGGGAGACAAAGTGCATTTATAAATTATTACAATGTCCGCAGTTCTGAAAAGCAGGGCCTGCTGTTAAGCTACTGAAGAAGAGCCTTGCTTTCAATGAGTACCAAGTAATCAAGCACCCCTTTAAAGTAGTAAGAACTATGGAAATATCTAGATGTGATAAGTTTTAGTCTTTTGGGAATTCAAGTGTAgaccatttaaaaacaaagttttgGCTAAGAGAACTGCTTTCTCAAACATGTACCAAAACTGAAGCAATAACCAACCCTTCCCCCAGAAGACCTCCCATACATGTAGTGTTTGACCATACCATAACTAAGAgggggtagatttagattagacacgaggaagaagttcttccctgtgagggtgctgaggccctggcacagggtgcccgaagaagctgtggctgctccatccctggcagtgttcaaggccaggttgtacagggCTTTGGAGCTACCTTGTCTcatggaaggtgtcactgcccgTGGCAGGCatttggaactggataagctttaaggtcccttccactccAAAcaagtctgtgattctatgaaacattcTTTGAAAAGACAGTCTCTTGGAATACAAAGCCTGAGGGAAGTCAGTGTCACCTAATGAGCTCTCTTTTGCTGGAAAGTTTACACTGAAAGTCTCGGTTTTATTCCAGACTAGCCAGTAGAATTTGGGATTCTAATAAACTGCACCaagctttcagaaaaggaaataactctgctttctctttgccttttcttcttttaaaggaagattTTGCAGCAGTGAACAATTGAGTAGTCATTGCTGGAGGGTGGTGTAGGACATTGGTGGTTGCATTCTGCATCTCCTTTATGATACTTCTTAAAAAGTGATAACAGTGAAGTTTTTTCACAAAAAGCATTCCAGGACCCTCTGAGCAATGTGTGTTGTTAAGGCTGCAGGAAGCTTATGTTGCTGTTAAAGTGCAGATTGTTAACTGATGGTTTAAATGCTTTTGCAGCTGTCGACTTCTTCAACCAGATCAATATGCTGTACGGAACCATTACGGACTTCTGCACGGAGGAGAGCTGCCCCGTGATGTCTGCTGGCCCAAAGTAAGGTCTTTTTTCGTGTGTTGTtgagaaaatgcaatttttttgaTGATTCTTGCATTTGAGAACTTGATACTACCTCAGCCAAGTGCCAGAGATAAGGTAATTTCTGTGGGTGGAAAGGGTGTCCTCTTGGAGTACTgtatacagttctggtgtccccaacgtaagaaggacacggaactgttggagcaagtccagaagagggccatgaggataagggggctggagcacctcctgtatgaagacaggctgagaaagtttgcctggagaaaagaaggctgtgtggagacctcagagcagccttccagtatctgaagggggcctacaaagatgctggagagggactcttcattagggactgtaatgatagggcaagggggaatgggtttgaACTTAAACAGGAGTTCGAGTTATATGTaggaaagaagttctttattgtgagggtggtgaggcaatggaacagattgccctatcccttgcagtgttcaaggccaggttggacatggctttgagcaacctggtctagtggaaggtgtccctgcccatggcaggggctggaactggatgatcttgaggtcctttccaacccaaaccagtctgtgattctgtgattcctgttACCCCTGAAGGGATGAGAAATTGGAACCTTTAAGGGAATGGGGAATGAAAAGGTGGGGTGTTTTAggctagggttttttttttttgtttgtttttcttagtcCTGGAAAGTAAACTCATTatcaagctattttttttccttttattttttactgaaatgttAATGAGAGCTTTTTAATTTAAGATCTGAAGTTTTTATTGGCAAACATTCACTTGGGGATTACCGAAATATTTCCTTTAGATGTTTGAGTAGGTATTGTAGAAATAAATTGGCTATGGATTTTTAGTAGTCTGGATAAGAATCCCCTACCCTGTTCCTCAGTGAGGTTTCACTTCTTTGATTCTTGCTTATGCTTTTGTACAGACGTCCAACAtgtctgttttttcttgctCTCCAGCTGCTTAAGTATCTTCCAGAGGAAAATACCTGCATTTCTCAGTGAGTGGCAGGGGAGGGCGCTGCTTccctttaaataaacaaaagcaaaaccaagtcctctcctccacttcctcctcctgttaCTGTGTGAAGCCAGGAATTGCTGGTGGAGAGCTGAGGATGGaccaaggctgctgctgggaaggcaAGATGGAGAGGGCAGGAGGTCTTCTAGTTGGAAACAGCTTGATGGATCAGGAAGGGCTTTGGCACTACGATCCTGAACTAAAAACGGATGATGTCAAATGCCAAACCAGTGCGGGCAGgcagacctgctgctgcagcatgggaAGGAGTAAAGTACGAAAGGAGATCAAGTTCACCAGTATGCAAAGAACTTGTGCAATACTGTAGCCTATTGTCTGCTTTGTGCTTTGGTGTGCAGAGCGCACTCCTTAATGGTTAGATAAgagcatgaaaatatttctttgatttATTGTTTGCCTGCTGAGAAGCAGTTGTTTGGGGGTGGAGATTAATTATTAAAGGTTTAGCTTTCTGGTTGCCAGGCTAAAGAATTTCTCTCCAAAGAGACTGATAACTATTGCCAGAAATATATGACCTACTCAAATAGTTATGAAGCAGGGTAGAAAAGAGATGCTTGATGCTTGAAGATGTATTCTGACAAGATTTTTATTAGGTGATCTCGTTCTTTAGTTGGAGTGAGTGTGGCTTACTTTTGCttaaaacagtgttttcaggGAAGTACTACTTGAGAACCTGTCAGCATGAAAACACTGAGATGTATGGGGTTTTTCTTCTGGTACTTACACCTGTGTCCTGTTCTCTTCTGGCTCAATCTATGTTCATTGAAGAGGCATTGAGCCTTAGGTACTTATTAGTGCTTCTAGGCTGAAGGTTGCTGTCTGCTCACATCCATGGCTCTATTTTCACCTCTTTCTGAGAAAGGGTgtgagttagctgaaacaattTAAATGGGGTTGTTTGAAACAGATTaggcagccacagcatgagTAGCTGAGGAGAACCAAAACAGCAAGCATTCTGTGGCTGTAAAGTCTGATTTTTGTATTCCATTGGGGAAGTATTTGTGGCTGATGTCTTCAGAAAGGGTTGTAAGGTGCTGGTGCATTCAGACATAACTGTTCAAAGTTGTGGCTCAGTCACAATTTTCAAAGTACAACTGACAAACTCGTAGCAGTCTATGGAGAAGTTAAACCAGATGTCTGAAGTGAGAGGGTAACAGGGTGGAAGTGTAATGTTCCTGTATCCAttgctgggtgctggtgttTTGTGTTCAAAACCCCTTTCAGATGGACTTGACTGTTGTAAGGAGTGCTGACTTAGATTTTATCAGGGGGCAGGACATTGAGTTAGTTCAGGATTGACATAAAGATCAAGAACAGCTCTCCCTCTCCTGCTGTACAGCTCCTTGTCTAACAATTTGAATAAAGTGTTGGTTTAATTTGTCCCAAAACATGATTATTCAGGGTAATGGTTCATTCTTTTCACTTCAGTAAAGAACAACCATGTCTTACCCAAGCAAACCTAGTTGTTTTTTGGAACCTTTTTGGTTTGTGCTATTCTTATGTCAGTTGCAGGATCACCATCAGTGCAGCAGGCATGATGATAAGTTAAGAACCTGCATAGAAGTATTTTGTTTATTAGCCAGCATTGGGTGATGgggattttctttattttcctccctagTTACAAGTGTTCAGTAAGAGCCCAAAGGAGGGATGTGGCTACTGCATTTTGCAAAACTGGATGTCAAAACTGGGGCTCTGTGGTGGAGGTACTGGTCCTGTGCTGGTTTATATACAGGGATATTTTCTAGTTTGAGAAGCACAGTTGGGTTTTCTGTTTATAGATGGCAAATAACTTGTTTGTTAGCATGAGAGAATTCCACCAGAGTCATTGGGATTTCTTAGCTTTTCCCCTGCACTTGCTGGAGtgaactgtgtttttttttctctgtccttgACACAGTGTTTTGATTGTTCTTAAGAACCTCTTACTGAGCTGTAAGAGGtttctaaaaatgtattttctgtaggGAAGCTGCCTATCGCGATAAAGTTCATTAATTTCTATCACCAGAACTGTAGGCATCTGATCACAAGCTTGAGctagaaatgtaatttttaccCTTCATTTCCTGTAGCAGTTCAGATGATTCTAACCTGGGggaaatatttctctttgtatggttttttttttaatttcttttttttttttttttttttactttagagCTTCTTAAAGGGTCCTTCTCTGGCATTTCTTCCTCTAAAATATAGAGAGTTAAGCCATAGTATTGCggggtggggagagaaggtGGCTTCTTAGGGATATGTGTTATTTGGATGAGATTTTTAGTGTCCAGTTTCATTTGTTGTCTTTTGTCTCCAGGCCGAAACTGGCACCTCAGCTGAGTGTTGATGCCTGTCCTATGTTAATACCACTCAGTATTAGGTAGTGCTGGGTAGTGAGAAATACTGACTTTTCAGAAATCCAGACATGTTGTGGTCTGCTTAATGTCTGTGGAAATTCTGCATGTGTTTGAGATGCAATGTGAAAATGTTTCCAGAGCCTCTGATTTGTTGCTGTTAGAAAAATGGGACCTTTTTACACTGTTGTGAGTAGTGTGCTCGTGATCACTTGTAAAACTGTTTATTGTGACAATGTTCTCCCAGGTCCTGTTCTGACAAAACTGAATTTATTAAGCAAAACCAGGAGCCAGATTTATCAAGTAGGGTGAGGCTTTGCATAAAATGAGGTGTGTTATCTTTAAAATAGAACACCTTCTGCAGTGTCCACACAGTAATAACTGGGAAGGTGGTTGCAGCCCAGACATTGTGGTGTGCTACGACTGTCCTAACAATCAAATAGAGCATGAGATGTGAACATTACTAGCTCTGTGGATGGAAAAGGGTAAAGAGAGCACATGTTTGACTGTTCCAGAGTCACGTCAGTGGTTTGTGAAGGGGTGATATCAGCTTATCTACAGATGGAAGAATTAATCTACAAATCAGTTACTGGCCTGCAACCATCAAGTGGGCCAGTGGTGTAACTTGAAACTGAGATTCCAGTTACTGAGATTCTTCTGAAGTTTGGTTTGCTGCATGGTTCAGAAGAATCTGCAAAAGATCTTCAAATGTGAACCTTTCTTAAGGAGGGCTGGTTAGACTAGAAGCTTTTTTCTAACTGTTAGCTAAAAGGCATTTTACACCATCTTCCAGCTGTGCAAGAGTATTCCTAGATATTAACCTacctctgaatctcttccctgtCTCTAATACAAACATAATTTGAGATCTCTGCAAGAACTGATGTAGCTTGGCCTTTagttatgaaaaaaatctgtaagaatattttgaaatatatagAAATTAGGTAAATTTTAGGAGTGTAATGTGTCTGGCTGGTTGGGCATTGCCACTTACTTTGCAATTCTTCTCTGCCGGTGGAGGTGAAGAGAAGCTCAGTGCTAGGGAGTGGGTGAAGTTTCACACTGGAAATCAGTGGGGTGCCTTGACCAATTTGAGCCCTGGAGCTGAGCTTTTATATGTGTGAGAATCTCATGTAACTAGTGGATGTTTCACTTCAACAGACTGTAATGGTTTATTCTTAGAGTCATATAAtcaagtaggttggaaaagaccttgaagatcatcaaaTCCGACCATTccctcaggactgccaagaccaccactgaaccatatcactgagggacTCATCTACACAGTTgttgaacacttgcagggacagtgattccaccacttccctgggcagcctgttccgatACCTGATTatcctctctgtgaagaaaattttcCTGCTattcagtctaaacctccccggCGCAGCGTGAGGCTATTACCTATCGCTTgctacctgggagaagagactgacccccaaaCTGCAACCTCCTTTCATGCAGTTGTAGAGAGTAATAAAGTCCAcactgagcctcctcttctctaGACTcttggaggaggggaagctttAAAAAAGACTAAGTAGCTATTGGCCATTCAGGACTTGGAAACCTACTCATACAGCACCTTTCGGCATACAGGAATGCAGGTTTGACTTCAGGCTGTCATATGCATATTGGCAGGAGATTTGCACCCAAGGGTGAATGAATTGTGCTGTAAAAGAAGGCCTTCACAGACTGTAAAGAGATCTGGCTGAGGCAGGATTACAGTGGGGAGGTGgggcacagagcagctgcagatgACTTGGGAGCACCTGGACTGTAGTTTCAAGGAAGGGCTCTGGGAGGGCGGGGGGTaatgaggagcagggagagcagccttccaggctTCATGTGCATGATTCACATGTGTTAAGAAATACCTTGTTGTTGTTGACCCAACCCAGATATGAGTACCACTGGGCAGATGGGACCAACATAAAGAAACCAATTAAGTGCTCTGCACCAAAGTACATTGATTACCTGATGACTTGGGTCCAGGATCAGCTGGATGATGAAACACTATTTCCTTCTAAAATAGGTAAGGTAAATAAGTAAAATTGAACGATGTGTTTGGATTACAGTTGTACAGGATTATTCAAGTCTTACAACATTGAAAGATCTCCTAAATGACTGACAAGTAGAGCAAGTTTAAAAATTTACATTACATATATAAAAGCACTTGTATCACTAAGGATAAAATTGATGTAGTAGTACATGAACTCTCAACCATGTGTTAATACTTACGTTCATAATATGTTATTAACTATAACAGTTCTCAATGTGGGAAGTACTGTTTCCATTTAATAATGCTGTTAATCAAATCTAttgtttttacattttgaaTGGTAGGTTTTTACCTTAGCAATAACTACATAAGCAGTAATTGGTACAAACTAGCAGCTTTTTGATGCAGGTAAGATGTTTGGTCCTCAGGAAGAACTTCTAGGCTTTACTTCCAAAGAAgctgaattacttctttgatcttaatgatttattttcttttcaagtgaaaatgaaagatgTACGTTTTTAAGaggtttctttcagaaaagcaggaggaaaataatGATCTGCCACCAGTTTGGAAACAATAACAAGAATGAAACCCTGCTTCTAGAGGCGTGAAGGACTGTTCTAAAGCTCCTAACTGGCAGGTTTCCAGTGCACCATTACTCTTAGGCTTATGATCATTGTGGAAAAAGGAACAGAGATCTcttaactgcttttattttgtggaGAGTTTCTGAAGCATTTGACACATTGTCAGTAAGACTCTTCAGGAAAACGGGGTCACTTGTCATGATCAAGGGGCAATTGTTTGTACTTATAGTTAAGCAGATAAGCAGAGAAGGctttaaaaagataattttctgcAAGGTCGCAATTCAGGAAGAGACTTAAAGGCCAACAGTGGGTAACCAACTAAATATGAACTTCCCATGTGATGCAGCAGCCAGTGAAGGAAATGTAATGTCAATGTAAGCAGGGTAAGCTTAAGTAGGAGTATGAAAATTTTACTGCTAGGGTTTTAAAGTGTTCGTGGGATAATGATTGGCATAAAGCACCAGCTTGGGCCTCTGGCCTTCAGACAGGACTTCAGCAGTTGGAAAGACTGCAGAAGAACTGAGCTGACTGGGGAAACTGCTCCCTGATGAGAAGCTAGACAGGTTTAATCTTTTTAGATGGTTGATACATATCTTTTTTAGCCTGTGGATGTGTCAGCTAAAGAGATTATTGCTCCCAGGAGCTGGTTGCTGTTTCCTAACcaattttaataaaacttgTGCCCTGACAAAGATCTGCTGTTGGGTCCTTTTCAtagaaatgactgaaaaaagcATGTTTCAGAGTACTTAGTTATGAAAGCATTCAGTAGCCTCTGGCTAAGGGATGGTGATGAGCAGGGTGGAAATGGGACTCTTTTGCTGGGCACAAGACAGGTGGAAGAgaacctatttccaattccagTTCAGCCAAGAGAAGTGTTAAAACTCAGTGGGTGATACCAAAGGTGATTTCAGTTACCCACTCAAAGGTATCTGGTGTTCCTTGGAGTATATACCCTGTGGTATCTTGGACACATGCACAGGGCCACTGATGACGCTGAGAGCCTGCAGGAGGCTTCCCTTTTTCAGCATTGGAACTCAGAGGCCAGGTAGATGCTTGGAGGGCACCTACAGGCACATTACCCTTTGTCTGGGTATCTGAATCCTGCCAGAATGGGAGGAAGATTCTCTCTCAGAGAAGGCTCTTCAGGGAACTCAGCTGAGGCATAACAAGGTTTAATAGCTGGAAGCTGAAGTGAGGAGGCTTCAGTGTAGAAACATAGTCAGATTTGTCTTGGTAAAAGTTCAGGAGTTACTGGTCTGCTGAAGGGAGGGAAACCTCCCCTGCGGTCTTTCAATGAGCTTGTGGCTGTGCTTCAGCCCAAGTACATGGTGTGATTTACAGATTAATTGCTGAGTGAAACAGAACAGCCCTTCTTGTGCAAGACATAGGGTTGGGTTATAGTGGCTTTCAAAAGACATGACCATGGCATGGGCATTGAAAAATAAGGCATCGTTTTCTTACTTTTAGGTGTACCATTCCCAAAGAATTTCATGTCAGTGGCAAAGACAATTTTAAAGCGGCTCTTCAGAGTTTATGCTCACATTTATCACCAGCACTTTGATCCAGTGATCCAGCTACAAGAAGAGGCACACCTCAACACTTCTTTCAAGcactttatattttttgttcAGGTATGTGTGGCAGGAGCATTATGGTTACAGGTATATTGTGGAAAAAGTGATGTTCCAAAGTAATGCCCCTTCAGTTTTGTAACAGCTGGTGTGTTCATAGGAGAATCAATACCTCCAGGACCCTAAGCTAGTGTCTTATCCTATGTTTATGTGTATTTTCTGGTAGAAGCTTTCAAGGAATGTAAAAGTTCTCAGTTTCCTATAAAACTGAGTACCGAAAAGTGTTCCCTATCAAATGATACAGTAGAACAGGAATTCCTAACAAAAGAGGGAGGATGGCATCAGAAGCCAGATTGAAAAGTTACAAAGCTTCAAAGCtactttttcccctctcccttttttcccctctcccttttttcccctctcccttttttcccctctcgcTTTAAAAGAACATCTTCTtaaatttccttcctttaagtggggaaaaaaaagcttcaggCAGTTAAGCAGTGCTATTCAGGTGGgcagaaaatactgcagtggtGAAGCCTGGACTCTGAAACCCTCCTACCAAATAACTCCTGTCTGCATAAGACTTCTCACTAGAGCTGTACGTATAAAACCCTGTCTTTCTCCTCATCCTTGTTGCAGGAGTTCAACCTTATTGATAGAAGAGAACTTGCACCTCTTCAAGAACTGATTGAAAAACTCACCTCTAAggacagataaaaagaaaaaggatttcttgAAGTCAGTTGTTTCTTTAAGCAAGCGTGTGGTATTtggtttttgttcatttgttttttaaaaaaaaacaaaacaatccccTGAGCTGTTACTTCAAACAGCCAAATCcactttctgtgcttttattaGGGGAAATCTTTTCTCTGTTAGTGACACGTGGTaaatagcttttttaaaaaaaatcttatttttcatcattattattcatTGTGGAATTTTAGCGGGTGCTGAGTGTTTGTAAAGGAAATGTGCTTGGTTAGGGGATTGACTCTGCTGGTGGATGGGTTCTGTATTGTGTCAGTGGTAGCCCATTCTTATGAAGTCCCTAAAAGACTTGCTTACATTCTCTAAGTGCCTTGGCAGACTCACTTCTGAGGTGCAAAGCACATACAATACTGAACattgctggaaacagaaaatacaaactaACACCCAGGACACTTActtgttttaggaaaaaaaaaacctatatgcttacactaaaaaaaaaaaaaaagccataactTGCTGAAATCAGTGATCTCCAGCTTTTAATACAAATATCTGTCTTATTTTTTTAGAGATTAATATAAAATTTTTCAAAAGTAGATATTTCttataaagaaaagcaatggtGGAGTTCTGGTTGCTAAAGCAGAGTGATGAAGGTGTGTCAAAATGACAGCTTGTGCTAATTAGCAAGTAGTTACATGTCTGTTGCCATTGCTTTGGGCTTTTCatagttgcttttatttttttaacagggAAGCATCCACTGGGGTCTGTCACTTTAGTGAAGTTTCCTCACATTTGCCAAATGAACAGTTAGTTTGCACAGATATGGTTAGGAAAAATagttactattaaaaaaaagtgcACTGGGGTAACAGTAAGAAAGATATGGCTTGAAAAATAATTAGTGAAATAATGTTTCTAAGTTAAGAATAAAAAGCCTTGTTAAGAATAAAAACCTGTAAGTTAAGAATAAAAAGCTCCATGGAGGAGCTCTGGTGGCCAGTGTTTTCTGTGGTAGGAGATGTATCTTGGAGGAAATACAATTCCGTGGACCACTTTGGATTTACATTGGCATGATGGTGTTCTCCTCCACTTGAAATTGCAGCCCATCTccaaggaagagcagcagttgGGAAAAGTAATAGGAATGTACTGGTGAATTGTCAGTGCTCTGTCATTTGGTAAGTGCATCTTCTGGTTCtgagaaaaccaaagcaaaatgtgGCCTTCCCCCACTTGGTTCATGTCTTTGCCTCTCCAGCCTTATGTTTTCTCAAACCAGATACGGGAATGGCCTGGGAGAAGTTGACCTCTGGAATGATCCGCAGGCAGTGACTTGGGGATTTGTGCTGGAGCTCTATCATCAGTCGGGTTTCCCACTGCAGAAGCCCGTATGAGTAACTCTTGTTCATTTATGTATCGTCAAAGCCGTTGTGTTTTGGATTCAGAGAAATCTGTGCTAGGTTCTTCAGTGTGCTCTCCAGTAGTACTGGTGGTTGCCAGAGTACGTGAGGTGGTGGTTAATGGTGCCAGGCTTTTGCTAGA
The sequence above is a segment of the Lathamus discolor isolate bLatDis1 chromosome 1, bLatDis1.hap1, whole genome shotgun sequence genome. Coding sequences within it:
- the MOB1B gene encoding MOB kinase activator 1B isoform X1; translated protein: MSFLFGSRSSKTFKPKKNIPEGSHQYELLKHAEATLGSGNLRMAVMLPEGEDLNEWVAVNTVDFFNQINMLYGTITDFCTEESCPVMSAGPKYEYHWADGTNIKKPIKCSAPKYIDYLMTWVQDQLDDETLFPSKIGVPFPKNFMSVAKTILKRLFRVYAHIYHQHFDPVIQLQEEAHLNTSFKHFIFFVQEFNLIDRRELAPLQELIEKLTSKDR
- the MOB1B gene encoding MOB kinase activator 1B isoform X2 — protein: MAVMLPEGEDLNEWVAVNTVDFFNQINMLYGTITDFCTEESCPVMSAGPKYEYHWADGTNIKKPIKCSAPKYIDYLMTWVQDQLDDETLFPSKIGVPFPKNFMSVAKTILKRLFRVYAHIYHQHFDPVIQLQEEAHLNTSFKHFIFFVQEFNLIDRRELAPLQELIEKLTSKDR